One genomic segment of Bradyrhizobium prioriisuperbiae includes these proteins:
- a CDS encoding ParA family protein: MNVIVFASRKGGSGKSTLAAHLAAHVHKTSKPCLLIDADPQGSLSLWQKLRGTNEPPIRVASRSVSELVAAAKRNGFEWVFIDTPPNVSAVVDDAISNATMVVIPARPGVFDVNAVQETISSCRSARKPYAVVINGAPALRNDQESPIVTMAREALAKFRAPVWGGQVTNRADLLLALAHGEGAREYNPDGRAAGEIGRLWSAIERSIKAIRGTASSTGAMHKQAA; this comes from the coding sequence ATGAACGTTATTGTTTTTGCTTCGCGTAAGGGGGGCTCGGGAAAGAGTACTCTCGCCGCACATCTTGCGGCCCATGTCCACAAAACATCCAAACCTTGTCTTCTCATCGATGCCGATCCGCAGGGATCACTGTCGCTGTGGCAGAAGCTGCGCGGCACCAACGAGCCGCCGATCAGAGTTGCGTCGCGCTCGGTCAGCGAACTGGTCGCTGCCGCCAAGCGCAACGGCTTCGAATGGGTCTTCATCGATACGCCGCCCAATGTGTCAGCCGTTGTCGACGATGCCATCAGCAACGCGACGATGGTGGTTATTCCGGCGCGTCCCGGCGTGTTCGACGTCAACGCCGTGCAGGAAACCATTTCCTCCTGCCGCTCGGCCCGCAAGCCTTATGCGGTGGTGATCAACGGTGCGCCTGCGCTTCGCAACGATCAGGAAAGCCCGATCGTGACGATGGCGCGTGAAGCGCTGGCGAAATTCCGCGCGCCGGTGTGGGGCGGTCAGGTGACGAATCGCGCCGATCTGCTGTTGGCTCTCGCGCATGGCGAAGGCGCTCGCGAATACAATCCGGACGGCCGTGCGGCGGGCGAAATCGGGCGGCTCTGGTCTGCGATCGAACGTTCGATAAAGGCCATTCGTGGCACGGCGTCGAGCACCGGGGCCATGCACAAGCAGGCGGCCTGA